A window of the Theileria parva strain Muguga chromosome 2, complete sequence, whole genome shotgun sequence genome harbors these coding sequences:
- the Pole2 gene encoding DNA polymerase alpha/epsilon subunit B family protein, translating to MIPLENVFEVRGLTHPPLTRKDDVSHLNLFGGNHNPMELVTFNELPNILSIKNMSSNWLVITDLHLDNSDNIKQIERLFNSLMDNYSKQQLPAGFIFMGNFNSSEYNFDHYRNWTDTFELKSNTNSYESYSSGFEALFKVLTKPKFIMILASCYMVFVPGPKDATLCRQRVPRNPLLSFATNRFKERLESSRPECKGRVIMATNPCRIRHWGRRMIFFRHDILSHLLLDSIITTSNYSANSKDLSDMLVETIVGQSHLLPNKPGLSTVLSHDSSLLLHPLPDLICLGDSSSDSFVKTHGLSRKCTIVNCGTNIDGVKDVISYDSTSNTINVVTIY from the exons ATGATACCCTTGgag AATGTATTTGAAGTAAGAGGCTTGACACACCCTCCACTCACACGTAAAGATGATGTTTCTCACCTAAACCTGTTCGGTGGCAATCATAATCCAATGGAGCTG GTAACCTTCAATGAATTACCgaatattttatctatAAAGAATATGTCCTCTAATTGGCTTGTCATTACCGACCTACATCTGGACAATTcagataatattaaacaaattgaACGACTTTTCaatt CGTTGATGGATAATTATTCAAAGCAACAGTTACCAGCCGGCTTCATATTTATGGGAAACTTCAACTCATCTGAGTATAACTTCGATCACTATCGCAACTGGACAGACACTTTTGAACTTAAGTCAAATACAAACTCGTACGAATCGTACTCATCAGGATTCGAGGCACTTTTCAAAGTACTCACTAAACCCAAATTCATAATGATCTTGGCAA GCTGTTACATGGTTTTCGTTCCGGGGCCTAAGGACGCTACTTTGTGTAGAC AACGAGTTCCAAGAAATCCACTCTTAAGTTTTGCTACCAACCGTTTCAAAG AGAGGTTGGAAAGTTCTAGGCCTGAGTGTAAAGGACGTGTTATAATGGCCACTAACCCGTGTAGAATAAGGCATTGGGGCAGAAGGATGATCTTTTTCAGGCATGATATCCTGAGTCATCTTCTCCTCGACTCAATTATTACGACTTCAAATTATTCAGCCAACAGTAAAGACCTCTCAGATAtg TTGGTTGAGACAATAGTTGGTCAGAGTCATTTATTGCCTAATAAGCCTGGTCTATCAACTGTACTAAGTCATGATTCAAGTTTACTCCTACACCCTTTACCTGATCTG ATATGTTTGGGTGATTCTAGTTCGGATTCTTTTGTTAAAACTCATGGACTTAGCCGTAAATGTACAATAGTAAACTGTG GTACCAATATCGACGGTGTTAAAGACGTTATTTCATACGATTCAACCTCCAATACAATTAATGTCGTTACAatatattaa